A stretch of Pseudomonadota bacterium DNA encodes these proteins:
- a CDS encoding PEP-CTERM sorting domain-containing protein produces MNKRYLGGFLLAGALASASAFAVPVSFTKLTGLTGGSPAGTAVYQADLSALGLGTIASIKISDNSFGLGGSVGQFSGFDLDSIKLSTTDCSAGGAACVAALVGLSAFDFALGVQFTPGAQRAPADAKLFGTGPLGNTLDDAVATLGAFDGNSTTAIPGAAGFISLGDGGSIGFNLTSSVSTAGLFLYIGEVGDNGEVAASNVDIKDTRLVPEPTSLALIGVALCAVGLGRRRGV; encoded by the coding sequence ATGAACAAGCGGTATTTGGGTGGCTTCCTGCTGGCAGGGGCCCTGGCTTCGGCGAGCGCCTTCGCGGTGCCCGTGTCCTTCACCAAGCTCACCGGCCTGACCGGCGGCTCGCCGGCCGGAACGGCCGTATACCAGGCTGATCTGTCGGCGCTGGGCTTGGGCACCATCGCATCGATCAAGATTTCCGATAACAGTTTTGGCCTGGGCGGTTCAGTAGGACAGTTCAGCGGCTTCGATCTCGATTCCATCAAGCTCTCGACCACTGACTGCAGCGCCGGCGGCGCGGCATGCGTCGCGGCCCTGGTCGGCCTGTCGGCATTCGATTTCGCGCTCGGCGTGCAATTCACACCGGGCGCTCAGCGCGCACCGGCGGACGCCAAGCTGTTCGGCACCGGGCCGCTCGGCAACACGCTGGATGACGCGGTGGCGACGCTCGGTGCCTTCGACGGCAATTCAACCACGGCGATTCCCGGCGCGGCCGGCTTCATCAGCCTCGGCGACGGTGGCAGCATCGGCTTCAACCTGACGTCCAGCGTGTCGACCGCGGGGCTGTTCCTCTACATCGGCGAAGTGGGCGACAACGGCGAAGTGGCGGCTTCCAACGTCGACATCAAGGACACCCGCCTGGTGCCCGAACCGACATCGCTCGCGCTGATCGGCGTGGCGCTGTGCGCCGTGGGTCTCGGCCGCCGTCGCGGCGTTTGA
- a CDS encoding DUF4440 domain-containing protein, with protein sequence MTELPPESAHDAFRACFKAGDLEGILALYEDHAALVQGDGTTTTGKAAVRDMMAGFLALGGDFELTTRYAVRMGELALLSNRWTLRGTGRDGQTLDMSGQTTEVVRRQADGRWLYVIDHPWGAQ encoded by the coding sequence ATGACCGAGCTGCCGCCCGAATCCGCCCACGACGCCTTCCGCGCCTGCTTCAAGGCCGGCGATCTCGAAGGCATCCTTGCGCTCTACGAAGACCATGCCGCGCTGGTGCAAGGCGATGGCACGACCACCACCGGCAAGGCCGCCGTGCGCGACATGATGGCCGGCTTCCTGGCGCTGGGCGGAGACTTCGAACTGACCACGCGCTACGCGGTGCGCATGGGTGAGCTTGCGCTGTTGAGCAACCGTTGGACGCTGCGCGGCACCGGACGCGACGGCCAGACACTGGACATGAGCGGCCAGACCACGGAAGTCGTGCGGCGCCAGGCCGACGGTCGCTGGCTGTACGTGATCGATCATCCCTGGGGCGCGCAGTAG
- a CDS encoding TIGR03619 family F420-dependent LLM class oxidoreductase, translating into MDFGISIPNNQGIASVRALVNVALEAERAGYASVWVSEHLYHASYVASRLGDRPYHEALTVLTAAATVTERVRLGTSVLVLPWHHPARLAKQVATLDQLSGGRVVLGVGVAQTEDEFANLGIAYTTRGAVTDEAIDALRALWSEDVPTHHGTHFQFAGLRFSPKPHQARLPILIGGNSARALRRVREKGDGWHAMSLSVNDVRAAIAGAAGKPCSIRMVLEFTDAPVARAVDDRRTLKGSPSEMLEQLRGYAQAGVGEIVVDANTSDVDAVLACYRRFQDEVVAKL; encoded by the coding sequence ATGGATTTCGGTATCAGCATTCCCAACAACCAGGGCATCGCCTCGGTGCGCGCGCTCGTGAACGTGGCGCTCGAGGCCGAGCGCGCCGGCTATGCCTCGGTGTGGGTGAGCGAGCATCTCTACCACGCGAGCTATGTCGCCTCGCGTCTCGGCGACCGCCCTTACCACGAAGCGCTGACGGTGCTGACCGCCGCCGCCACCGTCACCGAGCGCGTGCGACTCGGCACCTCGGTGCTGGTATTGCCCTGGCATCATCCGGCGCGCCTCGCCAAGCAGGTGGCGACGCTCGATCAATTGTCCGGCGGCCGCGTGGTGCTGGGCGTGGGCGTGGCGCAGACCGAAGACGAGTTCGCCAATCTCGGCATTGCCTACACCACGCGCGGCGCGGTGACCGATGAAGCCATCGACGCGCTGCGCGCGCTATGGAGCGAAGACGTGCCTACCCACCACGGCACGCATTTCCAGTTCGCCGGATTGCGTTTCTCGCCCAAGCCGCACCAGGCACGGCTGCCGATCCTCATCGGCGGTAATTCGGCGCGCGCGCTGCGTCGCGTGCGCGAGAAAGGCGACGGCTGGCACGCCATGAGCCTGTCGGTGAACGACGTGCGCGCCGCCATCGCCGGCGCGGCGGGCAAGCCCTGCTCGATACGCATGGTGCTGGAATTCACCGATGCGCCGGTAGCGCGCGCGGTGGACGATCGTCGCACGCTGAAAGGCTCGCCTTCGGAAATGCTGGAGCAGCTGCGCGGCTACGCGCAAGCCGGCGTGGGTGAGATCGTGGTCGATGCGAACACGTCCGACGTCGACGCCGTGCTGGCGTGTTACCGGCGCTTTCAGGACGAGGTGGTGGCGAAGCTGTGA
- a CDS encoding PAS domain S-box protein, producing MNATIRAPDLQALIDALPHLVWVTRADGQAEYFNARWREYTGLSLEASLGDGWRAPIDADQLADLAAAWRANCERADEWQFIYRLRRHDGVYRWFEARARRVQLEGQAGLHWIGTSTDIDEQRRAVDTVRVQERRYRALIEYLPDAFFLHDEQGRILDVNRHASELIGRTRDELLTLRITDLDAQIDATALRAQWQVAVPGESWEAATLARRPDG from the coding sequence TTGAACGCAACGATTCGTGCGCCCGATTTGCAGGCCTTGATCGACGCCTTGCCGCATCTCGTGTGGGTGACGCGCGCCGATGGCCAGGCCGAATACTTCAATGCGCGCTGGCGGGAATACACCGGGCTCAGTCTCGAGGCATCGCTGGGCGACGGCTGGCGCGCGCCCATTGATGCCGACCAGCTCGCCGACCTCGCCGCTGCCTGGCGCGCCAACTGCGAGCGCGCCGACGAATGGCAATTCATCTACCGCTTGCGCCGCCATGACGGCGTCTATCGCTGGTTCGAAGCGCGCGCTCGCCGCGTGCAACTCGAAGGGCAGGCAGGGCTCCACTGGATAGGCACCAGCACCGATATCGACGAGCAGCGCCGCGCGGTCGATACCGTGCGGGTGCAGGAGCGACGCTACCGGGCCCTCATCGAATACCTGCCGGATGCGTTCTTCCTGCACGACGAGCAAGGACGCATCCTGGATGTAAACCGGCATGCGAGCGAACTGATCGGACGCACGCGGGACGAATTGCTGACGCTCCGCATCACAGACCTCGATGCACAGATAGACGCGACGGCGCTGCGAGCCCAATGGCAGGTGGCAGTGCCGGGAGAAAGCTGGGAGGCAGCGACCCTCGCGCGCCGCCCGGACGGTTAG
- a CDS encoding response regulator transcription factor, whose protein sequence is MSAALHVLLADDHPLTRQGVISVLRHAFADARFDEVSSAGELFARIGVAAPDVVILDLSLPDRHGLDCLGELARRHPAVPVLILSMHAEDTFALRALDLGAMGYLTKDRASEEIVGAVKRIRSGRRYISSDLAETLAMQRNAPQALPHEALSAREFRVLRELARGEPLISIADRLALSPKTVTTYRARILTKLGLANNAELVRYCIEHGLVE, encoded by the coding sequence ATGAGCGCCGCCTTGCACGTGCTGCTGGCCGACGATCACCCGCTCACGCGCCAGGGCGTGATCAGCGTGTTGCGCCACGCCTTTGCCGATGCCCGCTTCGATGAAGTGAGCAGCGCGGGCGAACTCTTCGCACGTATCGGCGTGGCCGCGCCGGATGTCGTCATCCTCGATCTGTCGCTGCCCGATCGCCACGGCCTCGATTGCCTCGGCGAGCTGGCGCGTCGTCACCCCGCCGTGCCGGTCTTGATCCTGAGCATGCACGCCGAAGACACCTTCGCGCTGCGCGCCCTCGATCTCGGTGCCATGGGCTATCTCACCAAGGATCGCGCCAGCGAAGAGATCGTCGGTGCGGTCAAGCGCATCCGCAGCGGTCGGCGCTACATCAGCTCGGATCTCGCCGAGACGCTGGCGATGCAGCGCAACGCACCGCAGGCCCTGCCGCACGAGGCCTTGTCCGCGCGCGAATTCCGCGTACTGCGTGAACTGGCCCGCGGCGAGCCGCTCATCAGCATTGCGGACCGTCTGGCGTTGAGCCCCAAGACCGTCACCACCTATCGCGCCCGCATCCTCACCAAGCTCGGCCTGGCCAACAATGCCGAGTTGGTGCGCTATTGCATCGAGCACGGGCTGGTCGAATAG
- a CDS encoding diguanylate cyclase, translating into MYLNQSPPAARRVLLVDDSAAVRGRLAELLENTPGIAAVAQAWDLASARAALAGSLPDVLVLDMQLPDGNGLDLLADIRDRALPLEIIVLTNYPTPEYRQRCLALGAHYFLDKTLEFQRVPALIGGEQAPVSAPPGAEMERLLTLFNYQILDTPAEQSFDDLTALAARVCGVPVALISLVDADRQWFKSRYGFAAEYTTRSVALCAHAIEADGLFEVEDARRDPRFASNPLVQGERGVVFYAGMPLKVANGHTLGTLCVIDHVPRRLDADQRAALAALARQAVLQLEHRRLGLELQQQHESRVALEHALQGLATRDPLTGLENRNAFRHALAQALSLAQRRQQRLACIYFDLDNFKLVNDSLGHPMGDALLVAASQRVKSAIRESDVFARLGGDEFALLLHDVGDVNDVAHLAAKLRDLLCTPFVLDQHTVHIGCSLGIALAPDDGIDLDLLLRRADIALYHAKGEGKGDFRFYTPELNERVVSRVRLEQELRAALDNEEFELHYQPQVSCNNERVMGVEALLRWPREDREPLGPAVFVALAEELRLGRRLGGWVFERACEDFARWRADGLVLERLAVNITASQLCADLVHEVLAVLARHELPPAVLELEVVENHIMQDIGAARRVIRRLREAGVRVALDDFGTGFPRCRCCANWTSMRSRSTACSSSACSAATATPPSSRRSSRSRTGWDCVSPPKASNSLPSSLRYARWTATTIKASSPARHCRRPRWWRCVATGWPERTALIKFCWSPLMDQRVSITAPSGLPPPIVPALLSLVADGQGHVKAVSYGLCQLLGVDSARMLERGAQEIEGRLREPAPWAAIRAALVAGEDWHGLLELEGADGQSHHVECLVIGFAVASDERPLYAAIGHEVVPAAPVVHANRLRMLGQVAAGVLHDLNNVIAAVLGHAELARRHALAGRLPRLSRSLDEVTAAGELCRDISSGLLDLLRERPRATQGPVRLDQAAHALARLLRPTLAEHTELQVAADTPVVGVGISLVAAEQCLLNLVVNARDALGDRGGAITLLATLAQVSAGRCAVCAQAVEGEWAALVCDDTGPGLPPDFLSRAFEAFATTRGRSGGSGLGLAIVAQLVHDARGHVLFASRPRESTRFTLLFEPA; encoded by the coding sequence ATGTATTTGAACCAAAGCCCGCCAGCGGCACGCCGCGTGTTGCTGGTGGATGACTCCGCGGCGGTGCGCGGTCGCCTCGCCGAACTGCTGGAGAATACGCCGGGCATCGCAGCGGTTGCGCAGGCCTGGGACCTCGCATCGGCGCGCGCGGCGCTGGCGGGCAGTCTGCCCGACGTACTCGTACTCGACATGCAGTTGCCCGACGGCAATGGCCTGGATCTGTTGGCTGACATTCGCGACCGAGCGCTGCCGCTCGAGATCATCGTCCTGACCAACTACCCGACGCCGGAGTATCGGCAGCGCTGCCTGGCCCTGGGCGCCCATTATTTCCTCGACAAGACGCTCGAGTTTCAGCGTGTGCCGGCCTTGATCGGCGGTGAGCAGGCCCCTGTCTCGGCGCCGCCTGGCGCCGAGATGGAGCGTCTGCTGACCTTGTTCAACTACCAGATCCTCGACACGCCGGCTGAGCAGTCGTTCGACGATCTGACCGCGTTGGCAGCCCGCGTGTGCGGTGTGCCGGTGGCGCTGATCAGCCTGGTGGACGCCGACCGGCAGTGGTTCAAGAGCCGCTACGGCTTTGCCGCCGAGTACACCACGCGCTCGGTGGCATTGTGCGCCCATGCCATCGAAGCCGACGGACTGTTCGAGGTGGAGGATGCGCGCCGCGACCCGCGTTTTGCCAGCAATCCGCTGGTGCAGGGCGAGCGCGGCGTGGTGTTCTACGCCGGCATGCCGCTCAAGGTCGCCAATGGCCACACGCTTGGTACGCTGTGCGTGATCGACCACGTGCCACGCCGTCTCGATGCGGACCAGCGCGCCGCACTTGCGGCGCTCGCGCGCCAGGCGGTGTTGCAGCTCGAGCATCGGCGCCTGGGCCTGGAACTCCAGCAACAGCACGAGTCGCGCGTCGCGTTGGAACATGCCCTGCAAGGGCTCGCCACCCGCGACCCGCTGACCGGGCTCGAAAATCGCAACGCCTTCCGTCATGCGCTGGCCCAGGCCCTCAGCCTCGCGCAGCGCCGTCAGCAGCGCCTGGCCTGCATCTACTTCGACCTCGACAACTTCAAGCTGGTCAATGACTCGCTTGGTCACCCGATGGGTGACGCGCTGCTGGTGGCGGCGAGCCAGCGAGTCAAGAGTGCGATACGCGAATCGGACGTGTTCGCGCGTCTCGGCGGCGATGAATTCGCGCTGCTGCTGCACGATGTCGGAGACGTCAACGATGTGGCGCACCTTGCGGCCAAACTTCGCGATCTCCTGTGCACGCCCTTCGTGCTCGACCAGCACACTGTACATATTGGCTGCAGCCTGGGAATTGCGCTCGCGCCCGACGACGGCATCGATCTTGATCTTTTGCTTCGGCGCGCCGACATCGCCCTCTACCACGCCAAGGGCGAGGGCAAGGGTGACTTCCGCTTCTACACACCGGAACTCAACGAACGTGTGGTGTCGCGCGTGCGCCTCGAGCAAGAGCTCAGGGCGGCACTCGACAACGAGGAATTCGAGCTGCACTACCAGCCGCAGGTGTCCTGCAACAACGAGCGCGTTATGGGGGTCGAGGCCTTGTTGCGCTGGCCGCGCGAGGACCGTGAACCGCTCGGGCCGGCGGTATTCGTGGCCTTGGCGGAGGAACTGCGGCTCGGTCGCCGCTTGGGCGGATGGGTGTTCGAGCGGGCCTGCGAAGATTTCGCGCGCTGGCGCGCCGACGGGCTGGTGTTGGAGCGACTGGCGGTCAACATCACCGCCAGTCAGCTCTGCGCCGATCTTGTCCACGAGGTGTTGGCTGTCCTGGCCCGGCACGAACTGCCGCCGGCTGTGCTCGAACTCGAAGTGGTCGAGAATCACATCATGCAAGACATCGGCGCGGCGCGCCGTGTCATTCGGCGATTGCGTGAGGCGGGCGTGCGGGTAGCGCTGGACGACTTCGGTACCGGCTTTCCTCGCTGTCGCTGCTGCGCGAACTGGACGTCGATGCGGTCAAGGTCGACCGCGTGTTCATCGAGCGCGTGCAGTGCGGCGACGGCGACACCGCCATCGTCTCGGCGGTCATCGCGCTCGCGCACCGGCTGGGACTGCGTGTCACCGCCGAAGGCGTCGAACAGTCTGCCCAGCTCGTTGCGCTACGCGCGATGGACTGCGACGACTATCAAGGCTTCGTCGCCAGCCCGGCATTGCCGGCGACCGCGCTGGTGGCGATGTGTCGCGACTGGCTGGCCTGAACGGACTGCCCTCATAAAATTCTGCTGGAGCCCTCTCATGGATCAACGTGTATCTATCACTGCGCCCTCGGGCCTGCCACCTCCCATCGTTCCCGCCCTGCTCTCCCTGGTGGCGGACGGGCAGGGGCATGTGAAAGCGGTCAGCTACGGGCTGTGCCAGTTGTTGGGTGTGGACAGCGCGCGCATGCTTGAACGAGGCGCACAGGAAATCGAGGGCCGCCTGCGCGAGCCGGCGCCATGGGCGGCGATACGCGCCGCCTTGGTCGCTGGTGAGGACTGGCACGGTCTGCTGGAATTGGAGGGCGCTGATGGACAGTCCCACCATGTCGAGTGTCTTGTCATCGGCTTTGCCGTTGCCAGCGACGAGCGACCGCTGTACGCCGCCATCGGCCACGAAGTCGTGCCGGCCGCGCCAGTGGTGCACGCCAACCGTCTGCGCATGCTGGGACAGGTCGCGGCCGGCGTGCTGCACGATCTGAACAATGTCATCGCGGCGGTGCTCGGTCACGCTGAACTGGCGCGCCGCCACGCGCTTGCGGGCCGCCTGCCGCGACTCTCCCGCAGCCTCGACGAAGTCACGGCGGCCGGTGAGCTGTGTCGCGACATCTCAAGTGGCCTGCTCGACCTGTTGCGCGAGCGGCCGCGCGCCACGCAAGGTCCTGTGCGGCTGGATCAAGCGGCCCATGCGCTGGCCCGTCTGTTGCGACCGACGCTGGCCGAGCACACGGAGCTGCAGGTGGCCGCCGACACGCCGGTCGTCGGCGTGGGCATCAGTCTGGTGGCGGCGGAGCAGTGCCTGCTCAACTTGGTCGTCAATGCGCGCGATGCGCTCGGTGATCGAGGTGGTGCCATCACCTTGCTTGCGACCTTGGCCCAGGTATCCGCGGGGCGCTGCGCAGTGTGTGCACAGGCGGTAGAAGGTGAGTGGGCGGCCCTGGTGTGCGACGACACCGGGCCGGGGCTGCCGCCTGATTTTCTGTCCCGTGCCTTCGAAGCCTTCGCTACCACGCGCGGGCGCAGTGGCGGCAGTGGACTTGGGCTTGCCATCGTCGCGCAACTCGTGCACGACGCACGCGGCCATGTCCTGTTCGCTTCGCGTCCGCGCGAAAGCACGCGCTTCACCCTGTTGTTCGAACCCGCTTAG
- a CDS encoding MBL fold metallo-hydrolase — translation MNRFTVGAAEVLRIEETMVHFDGREFFPELEQATLDEHASWLAPFFDIEGFRMPCIFQSFVIRHGKLNVLVDTCLGNHKERPDFLLAHQLNNPYLERLAAAGLAPEDIDLVLCTHMHVDHVGWNTRLENGRWVPTFPNAKYVFSREEYARYAPENLVPDEPPLFFEVYQDSVLPVIESGQALMVTGEHALNELMTVVPTPGHTPGHIGLRLTHGGDSAIFLGDAIHNPVQIAVPDLNSLFLRGPGACHPQKRGARSYWPGHFARPMSGEAGRRLSVLPVHLGW, via the coding sequence ATGAACCGCTTCACCGTCGGCGCCGCCGAGGTACTGCGCATCGAAGAAACCATGGTCCACTTCGACGGCCGTGAATTCTTTCCCGAGCTCGAGCAGGCCACCCTCGACGAACACGCGTCCTGGCTCGCGCCGTTCTTCGATATCGAAGGCTTTCGCATGCCGTGCATCTTCCAGTCCTTCGTCATCCGCCACGGCAAGCTGAACGTGCTGGTCGACACCTGTCTCGGCAATCACAAGGAGCGGCCGGACTTCCTGCTTGCCCACCAGTTGAACAACCCCTATCTCGAGCGTCTCGCCGCCGCCGGCCTCGCGCCGGAGGACATCGATCTCGTGCTGTGCACCCACATGCATGTCGATCACGTCGGCTGGAACACGCGGCTCGAGAATGGGCGCTGGGTGCCAACCTTCCCCAATGCCAAGTACGTGTTCTCGCGCGAGGAGTACGCACGCTACGCGCCGGAGAATCTCGTCCCCGACGAGCCACCATTGTTCTTCGAGGTCTACCAGGACAGCGTGCTGCCGGTCATCGAAAGCGGCCAGGCGTTGATGGTGACGGGCGAGCATGCGCTGAACGAACTCATGACCGTCGTACCGACACCGGGCCACACGCCCGGCCATATCGGTCTGCGCTTGACGCACGGGGGAGACTCGGCAATCTTCCTGGGCGATGCCATCCACAACCCGGTGCAGATAGCGGTACCGGATCTCAACAGTCTCTTTCTGCGGGGACCCGGCGCCTGCCACCCTCAGAAGCGTGGAGCGCGCTCGTACTGGCCCGGCCATTTCGCGCGCCCCATGTCGGGCGAGGCAGGGCGCCGCTTATCGGTCCTGCCTGTCCATCTAGGCTGGTGA
- a CDS encoding NAD(P)/FAD-dependent oxidoreductase: MPTSPSSVAAHAADVLDVVVIGAGFSGLGMLYQLRKRGYTTRVIEAGDDVGGTWYWNRYPGARCDSPSEVYCFFFDDQLLQDWNWSRRYPDQPEILRYLQHVADRFDLRRDITFDTRVLSAHFDEAARNWTTVLSNGERLTSRYLVTAVGCLSDYEIPDFKGLERFQGEWHHTARWPQDGVDFSGKRVGVIGTGSTGIQAIPVIAESAAHLYVFQRTPNYSIPARDRVMTDAERNEVKAHYREIHDSIIHTTLGQRYAMKAGSAFDVSDAEREAIYEADWQKGGFAIMFNAWEDLYTNAAANETLASFVRRKIAETVKDPKTRELLTPRDHPIGTKRPPLDTRYFETFNRDNVTLVDVRSAPIVEITETSLRTSTDDYPLDMLVFATGFDAMTGALFNIDIRGRGGMALKDKWADGPLTYLGLASHGFPNLFTITGPGSPSVLSNMPISIEQHVEWISDCLEYMRRNDVALIEAEPAAEEEWTRHVGEVAAPTLMTKVESWYMGSNIPGKPRRFVSYLGGVGPYRDICQQVADDGYRGFTLSKAG; this comes from the coding sequence ATGCCCACCTCGCCCTCTTCCGTGGCGGCCCACGCCGCCGACGTGCTCGACGTGGTCGTCATCGGCGCCGGCTTTTCCGGTCTCGGCATGCTTTACCAACTGCGCAAGCGCGGCTACACCACGCGCGTGATCGAAGCCGGCGACGACGTGGGCGGCACCTGGTACTGGAACCGCTACCCGGGCGCGCGCTGCGATTCACCGAGCGAGGTGTATTGCTTCTTTTTCGATGACCAGTTGTTGCAGGACTGGAACTGGTCGCGACGCTACCCGGACCAGCCCGAGATCCTGCGCTACCTGCAACACGTGGCGGACCGCTTCGACTTGCGCCGCGACATCACTTTCGACACGCGGGTGTTGTCGGCGCACTTCGACGAAGCTGCGCGGAACTGGACCACAGTACTCAGCAACGGCGAGCGTTTGACCTCGCGTTATCTCGTCACGGCGGTCGGTTGTCTGTCCGACTACGAGATCCCCGACTTCAAGGGTCTCGAACGTTTCCAGGGTGAGTGGCACCACACCGCGCGCTGGCCGCAGGACGGCGTGGATTTCAGCGGCAAACGGGTGGGCGTGATCGGCACCGGCTCCACCGGCATCCAGGCCATCCCGGTGATCGCCGAGAGCGCCGCGCATCTGTACGTGTTCCAGCGCACGCCCAATTACAGCATTCCGGCCCGCGACCGCGTGATGACGGACGCCGAGCGGAACGAGGTCAAGGCCCATTACCGCGAGATCCACGACAGCATCATTCACACCACGCTCGGCCAGCGTTACGCCATGAAAGCGGGCTCGGCCTTCGATGTGAGCGATGCGGAGCGCGAGGCCATCTACGAGGCCGATTGGCAGAAGGGCGGCTTCGCCATCATGTTCAACGCCTGGGAGGATCTCTATACCAACGCCGCCGCCAACGAGACCCTGGCGAGTTTCGTGCGACGCAAGATTGCCGAGACCGTGAAGGATCCCAAGACGCGCGAATTGCTCACGCCACGCGATCATCCCATCGGCACCAAGCGCCCGCCACTGGACACGCGTTACTTCGAGACCTTCAATCGCGACAACGTCACGCTGGTCGATGTGCGCAGCGCGCCAATAGTCGAGATCACCGAGACGAGTTTACGCACCAGCACCGATGACTACCCGCTGGACATGCTGGTGTTCGCCACCGGTTTCGATGCCATGACCGGCGCGCTGTTCAACATCGACATCCGCGGCCGCGGCGGCATGGCGCTGAAGGACAAATGGGCCGATGGCCCGCTGACCTACCTCGGCCTCGCCAGCCACGGCTTTCCCAACCTCTTCACCATCACCGGCCCCGGCAGTCCGTCGGTGCTGAGCAACATGCCGATCTCCATCGAGCAGCATGTCGAGTGGATCAGCGATTGCCTGGAATACATGCGCCGCAACGATGTCGCGCTCATCGAAGCCGAGCCCGCCGCCGAAGAAGAATGGACGCGCCACGTGGGCGAAGTGGCGGCGCCGACCCTCATGACCAAGGTCGAGTCCTGGTACATGGGCTCCAATATTCCGGGCAAGCCACGCCGCTTCGTGTCCTATCTCGGCGGCGTCGGCCCCTACCGCGACATCTGCCAGCAAGTCGCGGACGACGGCTATCGCGGTTTCACTTTGAGCAAGGCCGGATGA